The Opitutaceae bacterium genome window below encodes:
- a CDS encoding membrane or secreted protein: MKPKPLICFLALAGVFSVSFARGAASQSPLVGAWHASGPIEQVLIIAPDYWSQTWFEHEKHAFVRTRGGSYVVHGDDVEVRLQFDSKDKSDVGKPASAKIAVSGKNLTVTDSSGVTQKWIRIDNGHGPQAGTWRITGRHSNGKFSEMPLRARRTLKILSGTWFQWVAINVETGEFSGTGGGTYTFNDGKYVEQIEFFSRDNSRVGARLEFSGEVTGDTWRHRGRSSKGDPLDETWSRFNGATP, translated from the coding sequence ATGAAACCCAAACCCCTGATATGCTTCCTGGCGCTGGCGGGCGTATTTTCCGTCAGCTTTGCCCGAGGTGCCGCAAGTCAATCCCCGTTGGTCGGTGCCTGGCACGCGTCCGGACCCATCGAACAAGTGCTGATCATAGCACCCGACTACTGGTCGCAGACATGGTTCGAACACGAAAAACACGCCTTCGTTCGCACCCGGGGCGGCTCGTATGTCGTCCATGGCGACGACGTTGAAGTTCGCCTCCAGTTCGACTCCAAGGACAAGTCGGATGTCGGCAAACCCGCCTCCGCGAAGATCGCCGTCTCCGGCAAGAACCTGACTGTCACCGACTCCAGCGGCGTCACTCAGAAATGGATCCGCATTGACAACGGCCACGGCCCGCAGGCCGGCACCTGGCGGATCACCGGGCGCCACTCCAACGGCAAGTTTTCCGAAATGCCGCTTCGCGCCCGCCGGACCTTGAAGATCCTCTCGGGCACCTGGTTCCAATGGGTCGCCATCAATGTCGAAACCGGTGAGTTTTCCGGCACCGGAGGCGGCACCTACACATTTAATGACGGCAAGTACGTCGAGCAAATCGAGTTTTTTTCCCGCGATAATTCCCGCGTCGGGGCAAGACTGGAGTTTTCGGGCGAGGTCACCGGCGACACCTGGCGTCATCGCGGCCGCAGCTCGAAGGGCGATCCACTCGACGAAACCTGGTCGCGCTTCAACGGTGCCACGCCCTGA
- a CDS encoding ferrous iron transport protein A, translated as MGVTLCKLERCIGALRPIPQGQTDCEVQNIAEIPDNISIRFHGNFRSTIEVMCRKLAYEAFEAGWIDIETESHHLSRSLLMSSGEKVKPDDFRLPLCQLPAGECGRVYELVGEGTFKQRIRELGFGESSLVTKISGRSPVICCVNGTRIALNHGAASQILVERCVNRA; from the coding sequence ATGGGTGTTACCTTGTGTAAATTAGAGCGTTGTATTGGGGCACTGAGGCCAATTCCGCAGGGACAGACTGATTGCGAGGTTCAGAATATCGCCGAAATTCCGGATAATATTTCTATACGCTTTCATGGAAATTTCAGAAGTACGATCGAAGTCATGTGCAGAAAACTGGCGTATGAAGCTTTCGAGGCGGGGTGGATTGACATTGAAACTGAGTCTCATCATCTATCCCGGAGCCTGCTCATGTCTTCCGGCGAAAAAGTAAAACCCGATGATTTCCGATTGCCGTTGTGCCAGCTTCCGGCGGGCGAGTGCGGTCGGGTTTACGAATTGGTTGGAGAGGGAACCTTCAAGCAGCGCATCCGTGAGCTCGGATTTGGGGAGTCGTCGCTTGTGACAAAAATTTCGGGTCGGTCCCCGGTGATCTGCTGCGTGAATGGCACTCGTATTGCGCTGAATCACGGTGCTGCGAGCCAGATTCTGGTGGAGCGGTGCGTGAATCGCGCCTGA
- a CDS encoding c-type cytochrome translates to MIRRPSRIHTSNNLSLSLIALLAFSSLRAQQGEFPVGTGTGLTAEVAARTMTLPPGFHATPYASEPAVHQPIAFTIDERGRLWVLENYAYPNWSPYGHDRILILEDTDGDGRHDTSKVFYDQINFGSGIAVGHGGVWVGSPPYLLFIPDRNRDDIPDGPPQVMLDGWGAQDTHETLNSLIWGPDGWLYGNQGVFTSSNVGKPGAHDNERIPLNACVWRYHPTKKVFEVFAEGMSNQWGLDFNDLGDSFVTACVIPHLFHVIQGGYYQRQSGPHFNPYVYGEIKTIADHLHYDRGVDWSKSRFGAGGTEAAGGGHAHAGTLIYLGDNFPDEYRGALFTHNVLGSRINHDKLTPTGSGYIGSHAPDFMRANDFWFRGLRLEIGPDGSIFNSDWYDARACHQQQPQDRTNGRIYKISYGTPAPVKVDLAKLSSAELVRNQLHKNEWFVRRSRIILQERGPDPAVHAALLAIIRDNPDVTRKLRALWTLHATRGLTGTLALEFLKSSEAYVRGWTIQLMCEDKTPSPTLISAFGAMAKSEASPVVRRFLASAAQRIPVAARWEVVEGLLSHGDDADDTNLPLLYWYAAEPLVAVDSARASKLAAATPLTALRSYFTRRAAALADAQNADKSGVSAAGGLETFAEALSTASDPDYQHELLASMLTSTEGRSKLSPPPSWAKAYATIGMSANPDLIAQSDILAVRFGDSSIGWKKTWVARDSFAPLVARQAALRLMNETLNFQLAPTYQSVLAEPGLRLLALRGLSAYDAPTTPEAIFKFYSSFTAEEKRAALSLLAARPAYAHSLLEAVKAGTVPKSDLDASLARQIRFHKDADLDRLLAEVWGVSHETAQSATDEIQVWKRELTPARLAAADLKRGRQIFNNTCALCHQLYTDGRSVGPELTGSNRADLDYLLRNIVDPNADIGRDYQLVTIETKDGRMNAGIIQRETPSAITLINQAESVSVARDQIKTLRRLDVSLMPPGLLSSLSEPDAADLIAYLQTKGPIQ, encoded by the coding sequence ATGATCCGTCGTCCGTCGCGTATTCACACTTCCAACAACCTGTCCCTTTCGCTGATCGCCCTGCTGGCGTTCTCAAGCCTGCGCGCCCAGCAGGGCGAGTTCCCCGTGGGGACAGGTACGGGGCTGACAGCCGAGGTCGCCGCAAGGACAATGACGCTGCCTCCCGGGTTTCACGCCACGCCCTACGCCAGTGAGCCCGCCGTGCACCAGCCAATCGCGTTCACCATCGACGAACGGGGCAGGCTCTGGGTGCTTGAAAACTACGCCTACCCCAACTGGTCGCCCTACGGCCACGACCGCATCCTGATTCTTGAGGACACCGATGGCGACGGTCGTCACGACACCTCGAAGGTTTTCTACGACCAGATCAACTTCGGCAGCGGCATCGCCGTCGGGCACGGCGGCGTCTGGGTCGGCTCGCCTCCCTACCTTCTCTTCATTCCCGATCGGAATCGCGATGACATCCCGGACGGGCCGCCGCAGGTCATGCTCGACGGCTGGGGAGCGCAGGACACGCATGAAACCTTGAACAGCCTCATCTGGGGCCCCGATGGCTGGCTCTACGGGAACCAAGGGGTCTTCACCAGTTCCAACGTCGGCAAGCCAGGAGCCCACGACAACGAGCGCATCCCGCTCAACGCGTGCGTCTGGCGCTACCATCCCACAAAAAAAGTCTTCGAGGTCTTCGCCGAGGGAATGAGCAACCAATGGGGGCTGGATTTCAATGACCTCGGCGACTCCTTCGTCACCGCCTGCGTCATCCCGCACCTCTTTCATGTGATCCAGGGAGGATACTATCAGCGCCAATCCGGTCCTCACTTCAATCCGTACGTTTACGGCGAAATCAAGACGATCGCTGACCATCTCCATTACGATCGCGGCGTGGACTGGAGCAAATCGCGATTCGGCGCCGGTGGGACTGAAGCCGCGGGCGGCGGCCACGCGCATGCCGGCACGCTCATCTATCTCGGCGACAACTTTCCGGACGAATACCGCGGCGCACTGTTCACGCACAATGTCCTGGGCAGCCGCATCAATCACGACAAGCTCACCCCCACCGGGTCCGGGTACATCGGTTCGCACGCACCCGATTTCATGCGCGCAAACGACTTCTGGTTCCGCGGCCTGCGACTTGAAATCGGCCCGGATGGATCGATCTTCAACAGCGACTGGTACGACGCGCGCGCCTGCCACCAGCAGCAGCCGCAGGATCGCACGAACGGTCGCATCTACAAGATCAGCTATGGAACCCCTGCGCCGGTGAAGGTGGATCTCGCCAAACTCTCCAGCGCCGAGCTCGTCAGAAATCAACTTCACAAGAACGAATGGTTCGTTCGCCGCTCGCGGATCATCCTGCAGGAACGCGGACCGGATCCCGCCGTGCACGCGGCGCTGCTCGCGATCATTCGCGACAACCCCGACGTCACCCGCAAACTGCGCGCGCTCTGGACACTTCACGCCACGCGCGGACTCACCGGCACGCTTGCCCTCGAGTTTCTCAAATCCTCCGAAGCCTACGTGCGCGGCTGGACCATCCAGTTGATGTGCGAAGACAAGACACCGTCGCCCACCCTCATCTCCGCCTTCGGTGCCATGGCGAAATCCGAAGCCTCGCCCGTTGTCCGCCGATTCCTCGCCTCCGCTGCGCAGCGCATTCCCGTCGCCGCCCGTTGGGAGGTCGTTGAGGGGCTGCTCAGCCACGGCGATGACGCCGACGACACCAACCTGCCCCTGCTCTACTGGTACGCTGCCGAACCGCTGGTCGCAGTCGATTCAGCGCGCGCCTCCAAACTCGCCGCCGCCACTCCGCTCACCGCGCTGCGCTCCTACTTCACCCGGCGCGCCGCAGCGCTGGCGGATGCACAAAATGCCGACAAATCCGGCGTGTCCGCCGCTGGCGGACTCGAAACCTTTGCCGAGGCCCTCTCCACCGCGAGCGACCCCGACTACCAGCATGAACTTCTCGCCAGCATGCTGACCAGCACCGAGGGCCGATCGAAGCTCTCACCCCCGCCATCCTGGGCCAAGGCCTATGCGACCATTGGCATGAGTGCGAACCCCGACCTCATCGCCCAGTCCGACATCCTGGCCGTCCGTTTTGGCGATTCGAGCATCGGTTGGAAAAAGACATGGGTGGCCCGTGACAGCTTTGCGCCGCTCGTCGCGCGGCAGGCCGCACTTCGGCTGATGAACGAAACCCTGAACTTCCAGCTCGCGCCAACCTACCAGAGCGTGCTCGCCGAACCAGGCCTCAGACTCCTCGCCCTGCGCGGACTCTCCGCCTACGACGCGCCCACGACGCCCGAGGCAATCTTCAAATTCTACTCGTCGTTCACCGCTGAGGAAAAGCGCGCCGCCCTCTCCCTGCTCGCCGCACGCCCCGCCTACGCACACAGCCTGCTCGAGGCCGTCAAGGCGGGCACGGTTCCGAAAAGCGACCTCGACGCCTCGCTCGCGCGGCAGATTCGTTTTCACAAGGACGCTGACCTCGACCGGCTTCTCGCGGAAGTCTGGGGCGTGAGCCACGAGACTGCACAGAGCGCAACTGACGAAATTCAAGTCTGGAAGAGGGAACTCACGCCTGCACGTCTCGCAGCCGCCGATCTCAAGCGCGGACGACAGATCTTCAACAACACCTGCGCCCTCTGCCACCAGTTGTACACGGACGGCCGCTCCGTGGGCCCGGAGCTCACAGGATCCAACCGCGCCGATCTCGACTACCTGCTCCGCAACATCGTCGATCCCAACGCAGACATCGGCCGCGACTACCAGTTGGTCACCATCGAGACCAAGGACGGCCGCATGAACGCGGGCATCATCCAACGCGAAACGCCGTCCGCCATCACGCTCATCAACCAGGCGGAAAGCGTCTCCGTCGCGCGCGACCAGATCAAAACTCTGCGGCGACTCGACGTCTCGCTGATGCCTCCCGGTCTGCTCTCTTCACTCAGCGAGCCCGATGCAGCCGATCTCATCGCCTACCTGCAGACCAAGGGTCCGATCCAATAA
- a CDS encoding TIGR02677 family protein, whose product MPAGSSTPFAVFAHLNVENTPLYRAILTRFVAERARFVISLRPSEILPTLPPEMVASPAALDDALDQLRTWGNLDDTADNADAATIEEFYQRRRLYQLSAAGEAAEQALATFDAYLHRPGELQTAALQDIGELLDALLPLLADTPPDDAKIHQVLSSLVARFEQLTLRAQSFMRGLQGTLELHGIGEDAFLAYKEKLIDYLEKFIGELVIATGRIAELLDQLDQCGIALAFTAAARRELVDALDPAPGALEQAENRWREAWEGLRRWFIPGESPSQAELLRARARSAIPALLAAVSQINERRANRADRAADFSMLARWFAEAPDDPACHRLWRVAFALAPARHLRINAETLAERGARAETPRTSWLEGAPVWLSPRLRARGYNAPRGAPPAVIDRTAEKAHLRHLALEQAAQIARARRELIEGGRRRLADLGPLGDDAFRLFLDLLGHALTQRRDESGPIDVESADGTLRIRLDPLPDGPFVTLNTASGAFNGRDHWIAIEPTLSGSRE is encoded by the coding sequence GTGCCTGCCGGCTCCTCAACGCCCTTCGCGGTTTTCGCGCACCTCAACGTCGAGAACACCCCGCTCTACCGGGCCATCCTCACCCGTTTTGTCGCAGAGCGCGCGCGTTTCGTCATCTCGCTGCGCCCATCGGAGATTCTCCCGACACTTCCGCCGGAAATGGTCGCCAGTCCAGCGGCGCTCGACGACGCCCTCGATCAGCTTCGCACCTGGGGAAATCTCGACGACACCGCCGACAATGCCGATGCGGCGACGATCGAGGAGTTCTACCAGCGCCGGCGCCTGTACCAGCTGAGCGCCGCCGGTGAAGCGGCCGAGCAGGCGCTCGCCACCTTTGACGCCTACCTGCATCGACCGGGCGAACTCCAAACCGCCGCCCTCCAGGACATCGGCGAGCTTCTCGACGCACTTCTCCCGCTGCTCGCCGATACTCCTCCCGACGACGCCAAAATCCACCAGGTCCTCTCCTCGCTCGTCGCCCGTTTCGAGCAGCTCACCCTGCGCGCCCAGTCCTTCATGCGCGGCCTCCAGGGCACCCTTGAACTGCACGGCATCGGCGAGGACGCATTCCTCGCCTACAAGGAAAAGCTGATCGACTACCTCGAGAAATTCATCGGCGAACTTGTCATCGCCACGGGCCGCATCGCGGAGTTGCTCGACCAACTCGACCAGTGCGGCATCGCGCTCGCCTTCACCGCCGCCGCCAGGCGTGAACTCGTCGACGCCCTCGACCCCGCGCCCGGCGCACTGGAACAGGCGGAGAACCGCTGGAGGGAGGCGTGGGAGGGCCTTCGCCGCTGGTTCATACCCGGGGAATCACCGTCCCAGGCGGAACTGCTCCGCGCCCGTGCGCGCTCGGCCATACCAGCGCTGCTCGCCGCCGTCTCACAGATCAACGAGCGCCGCGCCAACCGGGCCGACCGCGCCGCGGATTTCTCCATGCTCGCGCGCTGGTTCGCGGAAGCGCCTGACGATCCCGCCTGCCACCGCCTCTGGCGCGTCGCCTTCGCGCTGGCACCTGCCCGGCACCTTCGCATCAACGCCGAAACGCTCGCCGAACGCGGCGCGCGTGCGGAAACGCCACGCACAAGCTGGCTCGAAGGCGCCCCGGTCTGGCTCTCGCCTCGCCTGCGCGCCCGGGGGTACAACGCGCCCCGGGGTGCGCCTCCCGCCGTGATCGACCGCACCGCCGAAAAGGCCCACCTGCGGCATCTCGCCCTGGAGCAGGCCGCGCAGATCGCGCGCGCACGCCGCGAACTGATCGAGGGCGGACGTCGCCGACTGGCCGACCTCGGTCCGCTCGGTGACGATGCCTTCCGGCTATTTCTCGACCTCCTCGGACACGCACTCACCCAGCGCCGGGACGAATCCGGGCCGATCGACGTCGAATCCGCCGACGGCACGCTCCGCATCCGCCTGGATCCCCTGCCCGACGGTCCGTTCGTCACGCTGAACACCGCCAGCGGCGCCTTCAACGGACGCGACCATTGGATCGCGATCGAACCGACGCTTTCCGGCTCAAGGGAATGA
- a CDS encoding fumarylacetoacetate hydrolase family protein: MKIIRYSDKSGTIRYAAETAPGRHQVIKGDPYGTREITSEVAVVDRLLAPIVPTQILGVGLNYRHHAAESGMKAPTYPVLFYKGVNTLQHPNAPIEIPRKLASHEVDYECELAVVIGRTCKNVSRASALDYVLGYTCANDVSARDWQLKFGGGQWCRGKTFDTFSPLGPCLVTTDEITDPSKLKIRTILNGRTVQDWNTGDMIFDIPTIIEFLSGSTTLVPGTVILTGTPHGVGMAAKPNPVWLKAGDTVTIEVDAIGALTNPVIEESV; this comes from the coding sequence ATGAAAATCATACGCTACTCCGACAAATCCGGCACAATTCGCTACGCCGCCGAAACCGCGCCCGGCCGGCATCAAGTCATCAAGGGCGATCCCTATGGCACACGCGAAATCACATCCGAAGTCGCCGTCGTCGACAGGCTGCTCGCGCCTATTGTGCCCACGCAGATTCTCGGCGTCGGACTCAACTACCGGCACCATGCGGCCGAAAGCGGCATGAAAGCGCCGACCTATCCGGTGCTTTTCTACAAGGGCGTCAACACCCTGCAGCACCCGAATGCGCCCATCGAGATACCGCGCAAGCTGGCGAGTCACGAGGTCGACTACGAATGCGAGCTCGCCGTGGTCATCGGCCGCACCTGCAAGAACGTCTCGCGCGCCAGCGCACTCGACTACGTGCTCGGCTACACGTGCGCCAACGACGTCTCCGCCCGCGACTGGCAGTTGAAGTTCGGCGGCGGACAATGGTGCCGTGGAAAGACATTCGACACGTTCTCTCCCCTCGGCCCGTGTCTGGTGACAACCGACGAAATCACCGATCCGTCGAAGCTGAAGATCCGCACGATTCTCAACGGCAGGACCGTTCAGGACTGGAACACCGGCGACATGATTTTCGACATTCCCACGATCATCGAATTCCTCAGTGGCAGCACGACGCTCGTCCCCGGCACCGTCATCCTGACAGGCACGCCCCACGGAGTCGGCATGGCGGCCAAGCCCAATCCCGTGTGGCTGAAAGCAGGCGACACTGTGACGATCGAAGTCGACGCCATCGGCGCCCTCACCAATCCGGTTATCGAGGAATCTGTCTAG
- a CDS encoding ferrous iron transport protein A, translating into MAEKIPLSGLAVGATAVLREFPRTGPAFLRMREMGLLPGTLVKLLRTAPLGDPLEIEIRGYRLTLRRSEADVVLVEPGAK; encoded by the coding sequence ATGGCTGAGAAGATTCCTCTTTCCGGGCTTGCTGTCGGCGCCACCGCCGTGCTCCGCGAGTTTCCCCGGACGGGACCGGCATTCCTGCGCATGCGGGAGATGGGACTCCTGCCGGGCACCTTGGTGAAGCTGTTGAGGACGGCGCCATTGGGCGATCCCTTGGAGATTGAGATTCGCGGGTATCGACTGACCCTGCGACGCAGCGAGGCGGACGTCGTCCTCGTGGAGCCGGGAGCGAAATGA
- a CDS encoding TIGR02678 family protein, with protein MMPQLSSSLSRRARLARLREEAEPLVEEERRTAVRTLLQRPLLIPEGEHAPAFVLVRRHREWLTDWFAHHLDWPLVVTAEAARLRKRPAASTDATRPARDPRSGEPFNRTRYVLFCLALAVLERGDRQITLGRLAEQIEIALSADPAFARAGFLWSRDEQSGRRDLVHALRLLVDLGALRRIQGDEEHHLRDRTSDVLYNVSRPVLSLLLGSRRSPSLTTATDDFDARLHALHASELPESPEARNRAIRAALAARLVDDPALYYAELDDEARAYLDRQRTFLLDALCSATELHPEVRAEGLALTDLNGHCTDAGLPEEGTEGHLVLLLATWLADRLRDGESSPLTLETVRQKTARLIRQHRHHWKKEIGLRGAEIPFTELVLDRLEGLALIERIGDSIRALPAIGRFALRAGTDLSPSTEENLELGLASDP; from the coding sequence ATGATGCCTCAGCTCTCAAGTTCCCTGTCCCGGCGCGCCCGGCTGGCCCGTCTGCGCGAAGAGGCGGAGCCGCTCGTCGAGGAGGAGCGCCGCACCGCCGTGCGGACACTGCTGCAGCGCCCGCTGTTGATTCCCGAGGGGGAGCACGCACCGGCATTTGTGCTCGTACGCCGGCACCGCGAATGGCTCACCGACTGGTTCGCCCACCACCTCGACTGGCCTCTCGTCGTCACCGCGGAGGCCGCCCGGTTGCGCAAACGCCCAGCCGCATCCACCGACGCCACCCGCCCCGCGCGGGATCCGAGGAGCGGCGAACCCTTCAACCGCACGCGCTACGTTCTGTTCTGCCTCGCCCTCGCCGTTCTCGAGCGCGGCGACCGCCAGATCACGCTCGGACGTCTCGCCGAGCAGATCGAAATCGCGCTCTCCGCCGACCCCGCGTTCGCCCGCGCGGGTTTCCTCTGGTCGCGCGACGAACAGTCGGGGCGCCGCGACCTGGTGCACGCGCTGCGTCTCCTGGTCGATCTCGGTGCGCTCCGCCGCATTCAGGGAGACGAGGAGCACCATCTCCGCGATCGCACCTCGGACGTTCTCTACAACGTCAGCCGCCCCGTGCTCTCGCTCCTCCTCGGCTCGCGGCGCAGTCCCTCGCTGACCACTGCCACCGACGATTTCGACGCGCGCCTGCACGCGCTCCATGCCTCGGAGCTTCCTGAAAGCCCCGAGGCGCGCAACCGGGCGATTCGCGCGGCGCTCGCCGCCCGTCTTGTCGACGATCCCGCCCTGTACTATGCCGAACTCGACGACGAAGCCCGCGCCTACCTCGACCGCCAGCGGACGTTTCTTCTCGATGCGCTGTGCTCAGCCACAGAACTCCATCCGGAGGTGCGCGCCGAAGGGCTCGCGCTGACGGATCTCAATGGCCACTGCACCGACGCCGGCCTGCCGGAAGAAGGCACGGAAGGACACCTCGTCCTGCTCCTCGCGACCTGGCTTGCGGATCGTCTTCGCGACGGCGAATCCTCACCTCTCACGCTCGAAACCGTGCGACAAAAGACCGCCCGCCTCATCCGCCAGCATCGCCACCACTGGAAAAAGGAGATCGGGCTGCGCGGCGCCGAAATTCCCTTCACCGAACTCGTGCTCGACCGGCTCGAAGGCCTTGCACTCATCGAACGCATCGGCGATTCCATCCGCGCACTTCCCGCCATCGGCCGCTTTGCACTCCGCGCTGGCACCGACCTGTCCCCCTCCACCGAAGAAAACCTCGAACTTGGCCTGGCTTCTGATCCCTGA